The sequence below is a genomic window from Candidatus Neomarinimicrobiota bacterium.
ATTGGTATCTTTTTCCCCGATAATTACCGGACCATTGGTATAGGTCAGGGAAGATGCGAATCCTCTATACTTTCCCGGTACTTTCTCACAATTGATGTATAACGCCAAATCATGAACTGCCTTATAAACTGCGGCATAATGATACCACTGATTGAGAATCAGTGTATCCTAAAATCCGGTTTCAGCTTCTTAGAGTTTCCCAGATCGGTATAATCATCCTGACCATCAAAACACATGGCTCCCTCAGCCCTGCCATTCCGATCTGTTGTGGGTTCTGCTCCAAAAATTTTACCGTGATGATGATGACTGCCGACATCCAGGGCGTGTCCGTCCAGAGGGTAATAAGCAATAAGGGAATCGGAATCTATGGGCAAACTCAATTCCAGATGTTTGTTTTTGAAATTTTCCTGACCAAAACAGGGAAATACCATGATAAATAAAAGAAGATTGGTGTTATAGGTATTTTTATTTATGACGGTGAAAACGCTCACTTTAGTCAGATAATGCGGGGAAGGGTTTGTGAGTAAAATTCATCAACTTTCGGATTTCATTAGGGTTTAATACCCGATTGAAAATAAATAATTCATCAATTGC
It includes:
- a CDS encoding LamG domain-containing protein; translation: MILNQWYHYAAVYKAVHDLALYINCEKVPGKYRGFASSLTYTNGPVIIGEKDTNYDAPPWYFEGAVDDLILFARVLSGKEIKALYDN